From the Sulfuriferula nivalis genome, the window CTCTATTCCATCGGCAAAGACAGCGCAGTTATGCTGCACTTGGCGCGCAAGGCTTTTTATCCAGCACTACCGCCTTTCCCTTTGTTGCATGTGGATACGCGCTGGAAATTTCAGGAGATGTATTTGTTCCGTGATAACCTGGCGCAGGTAAGCGGCATGAATTTGCTGGTGCATATCAACCCAGTGGCGATAGAAAAAGACATCAACCCCTTTGATCACGGCTCGTCTTTGCATACCGACATCACCAAGACCGAGGGGCTGAAACAGGCGCTGGATCAATACAAATTTGATGTGGCCTTTGGTGGCGCACGGCGTGATGAAGAAAAATCACGCGCCAAGGAACGTGTTTTTTCCTTCCGCACCGTAACCCACCAGTGGGATGCCAAACACCAACGGCCAGAAGTATGGAGCCTCTACAATACCCGCAAAAGCCAGGGCGAAAGCATACGGGTGTTCCCATTATCGAACTGGACTGAACTGGATATCTGGCAGTACATTTATCAAGAAAACATCCCAGTGGTACCTTTGTATTTTGCCAAGGAACGTCCTGTCGTGGTACGTGACGGCACGATCACAATGGTGGACGATGCGCGCATGTGCTTGCAACCCGGCGAGGTCATCGAACGGCGCAAAGTGCGCTTCCGTACTTTAGGCTGTTACCCGCTTACTGGTGCTGTGGAGTCACAAGCTGCCAGCTTGCCAGAGATCATCCTGGAATTGCTCGGCGCCAGCAGCTCGGAACGGCAAGGTCGCGCAATCGATGCGGACTCAGCCGCCTCCATGGAAAAGAAAAAACAGGCGGGGTATTTCTGATGCGTACTAAATCATCCAGCAAACAACAAGATGCTGTGCCGAATACGATAGCTGCATTCCTCGCGCAACAACAAAAACTCGAGCTGCTACGCTTCATTACCTGCGGCAGCGTGGACGATGGCAAGAGCACGCTCATCGGCCGTTTATTGTGGGAGTCCAAGCAGTTATTCGAGGATCAGCTGGCATCCCTCAAACAGGATTCCAAAAAATTCGGCACCCAGGGCGATGATATTGATTATGCCCTGCTGGTAGACGGCCTCGCCGCCGAGCGTGAACAGGGTATCACCATCGATGTAGCCTACCGCTTCTTTGCTACTGACAAACGCAAATTCATCGTGGCCGATACCCCAGGGCACGAACAATACACACGTAACATGATTACTGGTGCCTCCACCGCTGATGTGGCGGTGATATTGGTAGATGCGACACAAGGCGTGCTCACCCAGACCCGCCGCCATGCCTATCTGGTCTCACTCATGGGTATTCGCCATGTAGTGCTGGCGATTAACAAGATGGACAGAGCGGATTATGGCGCGGGTGTTTTCGAACAGATTCGTGAAGATTTCAAGGCATTTGCACAGAGCCTTGGATTTGAGTCGATGACAGCAATTCCAGTATCCGCCCTCAAGGGCGATAATATCATTGACCGTTCGCCGCAGACACCCTGGTATGCTGGGCCTACGCTGATGGGGTATCTGGAAACTGTAGATTTCGGCCAGCCTGCGTCAGACCGAATGGTGTTCCCGGTACAGTGGGTCAATCGGCCAGATTCAGGTTTCCGTGGCTTTGCTGGCACGCTGGTAGAAGGCAGCGCCAAGGTTGGCGACACCATACGCATCAACGCATCTGGTCAAATCGCTACCATAGCCGAGATCGTGACCATGGACGGTTCGTTAGCAACCGCGCAGCAAGGGCAGGCGGTCACGCTGACACTGGACAAAGAAATTGATGCTTCGCGTGGCGATGTCATGACCCTCGTACAGAAACCACTGGAGATGACTGACCAGTTCGAAGCCACCATAGTGTGGATGAATGAGGAGGAGGGCCTGATCGGTCGTAATTATGATTTGAAGCTGGCGACACAATGGGCATCCGCCTCCATCACTTCGATCAAGCACAAGGTGGATGTGAATACCCTAGATAGTGTCGTCACGAGATGTGCTAAAATAGCCTTTTACATAAACTACGGTAGACGCGAATGGCTGAGGCCTATCAAAGACACGACATTTCTGATGCTGCGTGGGCGCTGCTTGAGCCGCGATTGCTGGGGCGTAAAGGCGTCTGGGGCGGCATCGCACACGACAACCGGCGATTTATCAATGCGGTATGCTGGATTTTGAGAACGGGCGCGCCGTGGCGGGATTTGCCGCCCTCGTATGGGGGCTGGAAGAACACGCACCGAAGGTTCTGCCGGTGGCGTGACAATGGCGCCTGGGAGGCATTGCTGGAGCAATTGATCGACGAACCTGATTACGAATGGCTGATGATTGATGCCAGCCATATCAAGGTTCATCCGCACGCCGCAGGCGCCCGTGGCGGCAATCAAGCCATGAGCCTTACAAAAGGGGGCTCAACACCAAACTACATCTGGCCGTGGATGCGCATGGTATGCCGATCCGAGTCATTGTTACGCACGGTGCCGCTGCAGATTGTACGCAGGCTGCACAATTGATCGAAGGCATCAGCGCCGAACACCTGCTAGCCGACAAGGGTTACGACA encodes:
- the cysD gene encoding sulfate adenylyltransferase subunit CysD, with amino-acid sequence MTRIELFGLNNPQAWDTELAFQQLSQLGQAETKRTAERRLHELNILPAEIKSTDVRDELERVPTPAVLSSEITEAKVKRSLVLFAQLHNLPSGGACLHANDARGGRYWVPLPVGKVDQKFIESALSLLQTHLNKPLAIVPHGELTKWCRAASKLSGVTFCLLGYPPILDLSSQSLAGSPRNAAAIHLARLEAESIHILREAVAEAENPVMLYSIGKDSAVMLHLARKAFYPALPPFPLLHVDTRWKFQEMYLFRDNLAQVSGMNLLVHINPVAIEKDINPFDHGSSLHTDITKTEGLKQALDQYKFDVAFGGARRDEEKSRAKERVFSFRTVTHQWDAKHQRPEVWSLYNTRKSQGESIRVFPLSNWTELDIWQYIYQENIPVVPLYFAKERPVVVRDGTITMVDDARMCLQPGEVIERRKVRFRTLGCYPLTGAVESQAASLPEIILELLGASSSERQGRAIDADSAASMEKKKQAGYF
- a CDS encoding sulfate adenylyltransferase subunit 1, translated to MRTKSSSKQQDAVPNTIAAFLAQQQKLELLRFITCGSVDDGKSTLIGRLLWESKQLFEDQLASLKQDSKKFGTQGDDIDYALLVDGLAAEREQGITIDVAYRFFATDKRKFIVADTPGHEQYTRNMITGASTADVAVILVDATQGVLTQTRRHAYLVSLMGIRHVVLAINKMDRADYGAGVFEQIREDFKAFAQSLGFESMTAIPVSALKGDNIIDRSPQTPWYAGPTLMGYLETVDFGQPASDRMVFPVQWVNRPDSGFRGFAGTLVEGSAKVGDTIRINASGQIATIAEIVTMDGSLATAQQGQAVTLTLDKEIDASRGDVMTLVQKPLEMTDQFEATIVWMNEEEGLIGRNYDLKLATQWASASITSIKHKVDVNTLDSVVTRCAKIAFYINYGRREWLRPIKDTTFLMLRGRCLSRDCWGVKASGAASHTTTGDLSMRYAGF